The genomic segment AGAAATGGATGAGCAAGTCGGACGCATTCGTGCCAAACTTCGAGAAATGGGCGTCGAGAAAAATACAGTTCTGTTTTTTTGTTCTGATAATGGTCCAGAAGGCAAGAAAGCGAAAGGGGCCAAAGCGGGGACAACGAGTGGTCTTCGCGGCCGTAAACGCAGTCTCTATGACGGAGGTGTTCGCGTTCCTGCTTTAGCCGAATGGCCAGGAAAAATTCAAGCTGGTTCAGTCATTGATGCGGCCATGTCGACTTTAGATTACCTGCCCACGGTAATCGCTCTACAAAATCATCAAATGCCCGATGAACGTCCTTTAGATGGTGAGAATATCTTAGCTTTGTTGACGGGTGAAGAGTCACAAAGAAAACGTGGAATTCCTTTTATCCATCGTGGTAAAGCAGTGCTTAATCGCGGCGATTATAAGCTGGTTTATCCGAAAGAACTCTATGCACTCAGTAATGATTGGTCGGAAGAAAATAATATTGCTTCGCAGTACCCGGAAATCGTAGCAGAGATGAGCAAAGAACTCGAGGCTTTTGTCTTGAGTATGAAAGAGAGTCATGCGGGAGCTGATTATGGTCTTGCTAAGTACAAGGCTTTAGATCCTTGGTCAGGCGTCAAAGGAATTGCGGAGGCGACGGTAGAGAATTCTAAGTCAGATAAGCTCAAAAAACGTGCCGATAAAAGCAAGAAGCGTAATAAGAAAAACAAGAAGAATTCGAATGAGACTCAAGTGAGTGAAAAGCATAAGCCCTTAGCTCAAAATGAGCGTATAGACATTTAATCAAAGAAATAAACTTTTGACTTGTTTCATTAAATA from the Lentisphaera araneosa HTCC2155 genome contains:
- a CDS encoding sulfatase-like hydrolase/transferase, which codes for MKQFIFILVLAFICHGSEKLNYVFMMTDDQGYGDTGFNGHKIIKTPHLDQMAKEGAKLTQFYAGGPVCSPTRGTYLTGRHYYRYGIWGANVGHLPKEEITLASVLKQQGYVTGHFGKWHLGTLNKDYSTKGESRKPTENFAPPWERDYDESFVVESSVSTWDPASEKNPFYINGVPMKGTEESLYGGAARVVVDKAIPFMERAVSEGNPFLAVVWFNAPHEPIKAGPKYLEMYKEHGEAAHYYGCLTEMDEQVGRIRAKLREMGVEKNTVLFFCSDNGPEGKKAKGAKAGTTSGLRGRKRSLYDGGVRVPALAEWPGKIQAGSVIDAAMSTLDYLPTVIALQNHQMPDERPLDGENILALLTGEESQRKRGIPFIHRGKAVLNRGDYKLVYPKELYALSNDWSEENNIASQYPEIVAEMSKELEAFVLSMKESHAGADYGLAKYKALDPWSGVKGIAEATVENSKSDKLKKRADKSKKRNKKNKKNSNETQVSEKHKPLAQNERIDI